The genomic window TTCGAGGGTCTCGACGTTGCGCTGGCGCAGTTCCGCCCGCAGGTCCGCGTAGGTCGCCTGCAGCGTCTCGGCCTCGTCGTACAGCGACTCGAGGCGCTCGCAGCGCTCCTCGACGGCCTCGAGTCGGTCCCGGAGCTCCTCGAGCTCCTCGAGTTCCCGTTCGGCGGCGCCGATGGCGTTCTGGAGTTCGGTGCGTCGCTCCTCGAGTTCCGCGAGTTTGTCGTCGACCTTCTCGATGTACTCCGCGGCGTTTTGCTTGTCGTTCCGGGCGGTCTCGATGCGGTCCTCGTCGAACTCAGACTCGAGGTCGCGCTTGCGCTCGCGTTTGCTCGAGAGCGTCTCGCGGCGCTCGTCGTTCATCGTCTCCCAGTCGCGGCGGCGTTCGCGGCGGTTCTCGATCTCGGCGGCGAGCTCCGCCCGTTCCTCGTCGATCTCGGCGATGCGGCGCAGCGACTCGAGCGTCTCCTTGATCTCGCCGCGTTCGGTATTGATCTCGCCGAGTTCGCCGCGGTGCCCGGCCACCTCCTCCTCGAGCGCGTCGGCTTCCTCGCGTTTGTCGGCGGCCTCGTCCTCGTACTCCGCGGCCTCCTCGCGGAGCCGATCGCGCTGCTCCCGCCGCTCTTCGAGGGTCTCGCGCTTCTCCGCGAGCAGCTGCTCGATGTTCTCGCGGTTCTCCTCGAGGCGGTCGACGCGGCGCTCGGCCTCGCGGAGAGCCTCGGCGCGTTCGATCCGGTCGTCGAGGTCGTCGCGCTCGTCCTCGAGGTCCGCGCGGCGGTCCTCGAGTTCGTCGCGTTCCTCCCGTTTCTCCTCGAGGACGTCGACGTGCGGCGAGTCCTCGACCGGCTGGCCACACTCCGGGCACTTCCCCTCCTCGAGCAGTCGTTCCCCTTCCTCGATGGCGTTCTCGACGGTCCTGATGTCGGCGGTGACGTCGCCGATCTCGTCGCTCAGCTCGTCGCGCTCGCTCTCGAGGGTCTCGAGGTGGGCGGCCGCGTCGCCGAAGTCGACCGGCGCGTCCGCGAACGCCTCGCGCGCGGATTCGATCTGTTCGTCGAGTTCCTCCAGCTTCGCCTCGCGGTCCTCGATGGCCGACTCGTCGGCCTCGAGTTTCGACTCGAGGTCGTCGGCGTCCGCGCGGGCCCGCTCGGCCTGCTCCTCGAGGTCGTCGGCCTCCTCGCGGAGTCGCTCGATCTCGCCGTTGGTCTCCGTGATCGCGACGCGGACGTCCTCGAGTTCGTCCCGGAGCTCCTCGTCGCGGGCCTCGAGCTCCGCGATGCGCTCTTCGACCGCGCCGTCGTCGGCTCCGTTCTCGGCACCCTCGAGGTCGACCTCGGTCAGCAACTCATCGCGTTCGTCGGCGAGGGTCTCCCGTCGGGACTCGAGGTCCCGAATCTCGTCCTTCGCGTCCTCGCGCTTGCGTTCGGTCTCGGAAATCTTCGATCGCAGGTCGTCGATCTCCTCGTCGAGCCGTTCGATCTCCTCGCGGGTCTCCTCGTGGCGCTCGAGGACGTCCGCGGCCGTTTCGAGGGTTTCTCTGGCCTGCTCGCGCTGGGTCTCGTAGTGGTCGATCTCCTCGTCGACGTCGGCCCGGCGCGACTCGAGCCCGTTGAGCCGCTCGTGGAGGTCCTTCGCTTCCTTCCCCTCGACCTGTTTGTGGAGATCCTCGAG from Haloterrigena sp. KLK7 includes these protein-coding regions:
- the rad50 gene encoding DNA double-strand break repair ATPase Rad50; the protein is MRVDRVRLLNFKCYGEADLGLDRGVTVVHGVNGSGKSTLLEAVFFALYGSKALDDRTLDDVITTGEEEAEVELWFTHDGREYHVERRLKLRGDRATTTKCVLETPTETFEGARDVRREVTELLRMDAEAFVNCAYVRQGEVNKLIHASPSDRQDMIDDLLQLGALEEYRERASDARLGVKTVLDGQREVLEDLHKQVEGKEAKDLHERLNGLESRRADVDEEIDHYETQREQARETLETAADVLERHEETREEIERLDEEIDDLRSKISETERKREDAKDEIRDLESRRETLADERDELLTEVDLEGAENGADDGAVEERIAELEARDEELRDELEDVRVAITETNGEIERLREEADDLEEQAERARADADDLESKLEADESAIEDREAKLEELDEQIESAREAFADAPVDFGDAAAHLETLESERDELSDEIGDVTADIRTVENAIEEGERLLEEGKCPECGQPVEDSPHVDVLEEKREERDELEDRRADLEDERDDLDDRIERAEALREAERRVDRLEENRENIEQLLAEKRETLEERREQRDRLREEAAEYEDEAADKREEADALEEEVAGHRGELGEINTERGEIKETLESLRRIAEIDEERAELAAEIENRRERRRDWETMNDERRETLSSKRERKRDLESEFDEDRIETARNDKQNAAEYIEKVDDKLAELEERRTELQNAIGAAERELEELEELRDRLEAVEERCERLESLYDEAETLQATYADLRAELRQRNVETLERLLNETFDLVYQNDSYAGIDLDGEYRLTVYQKDGEALEPEQLSGGERALFNLSLRCAIYRLLAEGVEGSAPMPPLILDEPTVFLDSGHVTQLVSLVESMRDLGVEQIVVVSHDEELVGAADSLVRVEKDATSNRSRLERGEPPEVELLASD